A stretch of DNA from Candidatus Latescibacter sp.:
TCCCTGCAGGTGGGTATGCTCGCGGGTATAGGCCATGACTTTTTCGATATCGAGTCCTTTCTTTGAATAGATACCGCCCTTTTCATCGGAAACTGCAAGAATCTTGCACCCTGTTCGGGCAAGCAATTTCGCCGCCACTGAACCCACATTTCCAAACCCCTGCACCACAGCGGTCTTCTCGGCAAGATTAATGCCCAGTTCGTTGGCCGCTTCGATGGTGCAGTAAACCGCGCCGCGGCCGGTAGCTTCGGGACGGCCTTCCGAACCTCCGATGCTGAGCGGTTTTCCGGTAACCACTCCGGGAACCGAATATCCCTGTATAATACTATAGGTATCCATGATCCAGGCCATGTGCTGGGGGCCGGTGCCCATGTCCGGCGCGGGTATGTCCTTCTCCGGACCGATCATCGGTGAGATCTCCCAGGTATACCGGCGGGTGAGATTCTCGATTTCTCTCATGGAAAGCTGGGAGGGATCAACCCGAACGCCTCCTTTCGCTCCGCCATAGGGGATGTTTACCACAGCGCATTTCCAGGTCATGAGCGCAGCAAGACCGATGGTTTCATTCAGATCGACTTCCGGGTGAAACCGTATCCCGCCTTTCGCCGGGCCGCGGGCGATGTTATACTGTACCCGGTAACCTTCAAACGATTTAACGGTACCGTCATCCATGTTGATCGGGCATGAGACGATCAATATACGCCTCGGTTTGGAAAGCCGTTCGCGGATGTTGTTTTCCAAACTCAGAAGATCGGCAGCTTCGTTAAATTCGGCCATGACCTCTTTCAACAGGTCGCCGTGACTTTTATTTTCAGCCATTATTCCCTCGTTCGTAATGGATGTTTTCCATCAATAGAGTTATCTCATATGGTTCAAACTGTATTTTTTTCACTTTGTGCCTCTGTGCCTTTGTCCTTTTGTGCCTTTTCTTTTTACTTTGTCACTTTTTAGCATTTTCTTTATCAATATCCCCGCTTCAGATACTGGGCCTGGGCAAGGTCGTCATATTCCTTGCCTCCGTTCTCATGATAGCCTTTCCAGTAATAGGGCATCTCGCCGCGCCGCGCCATATGGTCGGTCCATTGGGCGGTAAGCATCCAGAGGACCAGGTCGCCGGTCAGCCCGGCAGCCGGGCTCACCTTTTTCTCGAATCCGGGGACTGCAATCACTCCGGCGCTCTCATCGGCGTAGGTGTTGACCGCATCATCCACTTCCTTGAAAAGCCGCAGGCCGGATGAATCGCCATCGGTGGCGAAAGGGCAGAATGCAGTAGAATATGCCCCGATCTCCCGAGCCCTTCGGGCGACCGCTATCTCCTGGAGGTTATTGGAGGTAAAGGCGCCTATAAGGATAATATCGGTATCACGGACATCGTTGGCTTTTTTCTCATACTGATCCGCAATCATGGAGCTGGATGCGCAGATATAGGCATCGTTCACAAAAATATTCCGGGCGCCGTCATAAGGCTGGACATCCTGGGGATGCCCGTAAACCAGCATGCGGGCATGTTTTTCGAGCACCAGGTCCGCCCATTTTTCGGCGATACGGTCGATTTTGGGACGGTCTGTGCGGACCATGGCAAAGCGCTCCAGAAGGATGTCCAGGTATTTCTTTGCCGGGTCGACGCTCGAG
This window harbors:
- a CDS encoding Glu/Leu/Phe/Val dehydrogenase; protein product: MAENKSHGDLLKEVMAEFNEAADLLSLENNIRERLSKPRRILIVSCPINMDDGTVKSFEGYRVQYNIARGPAKGGIRFHPEVDLNETIGLAALMTWKCAVVNIPYGGAKGGVRVDPSQLSMREIENLTRRYTWEISPMIGPEKDIPAPDMGTGPQHMAWIMDTYSIIQGYSVPGVVTGKPLSIGGSEGRPEATGRGAVYCTIEAANELGINLAEKTAVVQGFGNVGSVAAKLLARTGCKILAVSDEKGGIYSKKGLDIEKVMAYTREHTHLQGYPDVEPITNEELLTLSCDILVPAALGGQITRDNAPRIQASMIVEGANGPMTNEADKILNEKGVFIIPDILANAGGVVVSYFEWVQDIQAFFWHEKEINDKLKSIMRNAYNSVRRISLDKKVTNRQAALMLGIGRVAECARVRGLRP